One Novipirellula galeiformis DNA window includes the following coding sequences:
- a CDS encoding DUF1552 domain-containing protein — protein sequence MALPWLESIPVWGAETVVGNDPVVSPKRFAAVFMGCGINSDHWWAKGSGDQMELGKSLQPMEPLKHKMNFITGLFNENATGVGIHPGQTGNILSGASLQKGSELRGGISMDQMLANHFQEQTAVPSMVLGCEQPVTGYHETNFSMAYSSHISWQNSTSPVPMEVYPSLAFDALFDNHGSRRNESILDRVREDAVSLSHRVSSADKAKLEEYLSSVREVEKRAASMRAARDKAASRAKDHGKTIAMMKRPDDGLPEDIREHMRLMCDIVALGFQTDKSRVATLLLNRDLSGLFYPFLDVQSTHHSASHRDKSDEYERISRYYCSQYAYLASKLDAMPEGDGTVLDHSCLLFISSMWSGNAHDSNKVPVLLTGGLSGGLETGRVLDYIDKGDENRKLCSLYLSVMDRMDVKLDHFGDAEKQLADL from the coding sequence ATGGCGCTGCCGTGGTTGGAATCGATTCCCGTTTGGGGAGCCGAAACCGTCGTGGGTAACGATCCCGTCGTTTCGCCAAAACGCTTTGCGGCGGTCTTTATGGGGTGCGGCATTAACAGCGACCATTGGTGGGCCAAGGGAAGTGGCGACCAGATGGAATTGGGCAAGAGTTTGCAGCCGATGGAACCGCTGAAACACAAGATGAATTTCATCACCGGGCTGTTCAACGAAAATGCGACAGGCGTTGGCATTCACCCGGGACAAACCGGAAATATCTTGTCGGGAGCGTCGCTGCAAAAGGGATCCGAGCTGCGTGGCGGCATTAGCATGGATCAAATGCTGGCGAACCATTTTCAAGAGCAGACGGCAGTGCCCAGCATGGTCTTGGGCTGTGAGCAACCGGTGACCGGTTATCATGAAACCAACTTTTCAATGGCCTACAGTTCGCACATCTCATGGCAGAACTCGACGTCTCCGGTGCCAATGGAAGTCTATCCATCGCTCGCCTTTGACGCGTTGTTTGACAATCACGGCAGCCGTCGCAACGAGAGCATCCTGGACCGCGTTCGTGAAGACGCCGTGTCGCTGAGTCACCGAGTCAGCTCGGCGGACAAGGCGAAGCTCGAAGAGTATTTGAGCAGCGTCCGTGAAGTCGAAAAGCGAGCCGCGTCGATGCGGGCAGCTCGTGACAAGGCTGCGTCGCGGGCCAAGGATCATGGCAAAACGATCGCGATGATGAAACGTCCCGACGATGGGTTGCCCGAAGACATTCGCGAACACATGCGGTTGATGTGTGACATCGTGGCACTCGGTTTCCAGACCGACAAATCTCGCGTCGCCACGCTGCTGCTAAACCGTGACTTGTCGGGATTGTTTTATCCGTTCCTCGATGTGCAAAGCACGCATCACTCGGCGTCTCACCGCGACAAGTCGGACGAGTATGAACGGATCTCGCGGTACTACTGTAGCCAGTACGCTTACTTGGCCAGCAAGTTGGATGCGATGCCCGAAGGGGACGGCACGGTGCTAGACCATTCGTGTTTGCTGTTCATTTCGAGCATGTGGTCGGGGAACGCACACGATTCGAACAAGGTTCCCGTGTTGTTGACCGGCGGTTTGTCAGGCGGACTCGAGACCGGCCGCGTGCTCGATTACATCGACAAGGGGGACGAGAATCGAAAGCTGTGCAGTTTGTACCTTTCGGTCATGGACCGGATGGACGTCAAGCTAGATCACTTCGGCGACGCCG
- a CDS encoding DUF1592 domain-containing protein encodes MKTLRFIIAWFFVVPAIGAIAEEPLAVIFRDTVQPVLQTHCVACHNDVTREGDLDLSVDQDLASVVKNFRHWMVVLERLEAGDMPPDDADEQPTPAQRESVIRWIEAVKDTEAKRTAGDPGVVLARRLSNAEYNYTIRDLTGVDIQPANAFPIDPANEAGFDNSGESLTMSPALLKKYLAAGQSVAEHLALTPTGFEFAPHPVITNTDRDKFCVNRIVDLYKRQRTDYDAYFMLLWRYQNRDAFARSGVTLTELARQHGLSERYAETLWGMLTGEAESVGAIAALQAMWRELPTEATEAHQVDAQTQCKQMAKFVTTLRASLVPKVPNLTSPQMNNGSQPLVLWKNQQFVENRRRYSGEPLPEGDLGLPADSIAAKVMSTADDAAKDQMRESLERFCSIFPDAFFISERARVYLDPKKEKKLTGRFLSAGFHSQMGYFRDDAPLYDLMLDESQQQEIDRLWLELDFVTSAPMRQYSGFIWFDRTDSTFMRDREFDRYRAEDKDATSVEKVQGLSDVYIAKARRLGSSDQALAAIRRYFDDMSATFRKLEQLRIQSEPVHVQALVTFTERAFRRPLSSQEGEDVKAFYQMLRDVDGLSHEDAIRDSVIRVLMSPHFCYRVDLPGESHSESESLLASQSVQPLDDVALASRLSYFLWSSMPDPTLIQIAESGRLHEPDVLVDQVRRMLRDKRVHGLATEFAGNWLDFRRFEQHNGVDRGRFPQFTDELRQAMYEEPVRFFLDVIDRDASLLECLYADHTFVNPELAKHYGVPAEQIADSIHGWSKLDEASRWGRGGMLPMAVFLTYNSPGLRTSPVKRGNWVVKRMLGENVPAPPPTVPELPEDESKLGDLTLREALARHRADASCASCHERIDSFGLAFEGYGPVGESRDTDLGGRAVDDTAVFPDKSEGSGLAGLLRYIRDQRQDDFVENLCRKMLAYGLGRTLQLSDEATIAQMRSTLAKQDYRFSSMIEVIVTSPAFLNKRTQLELE; translated from the coding sequence ATGAAAACGCTGCGTTTCATTATTGCTTGGTTCTTCGTCGTTCCCGCGATTGGTGCGATCGCCGAAGAACCGCTGGCCGTCATCTTTCGCGACACCGTGCAGCCTGTGTTGCAGACGCACTGTGTCGCATGTCACAACGACGTCACTCGCGAAGGTGACTTGGATTTGAGTGTCGACCAGGATCTGGCATCGGTGGTCAAGAATTTTCGCCACTGGATGGTCGTACTCGAACGACTCGAAGCGGGCGATATGCCTCCGGACGATGCCGACGAGCAGCCAACCCCCGCGCAGCGAGAGTCGGTCATCCGCTGGATCGAAGCGGTCAAAGATACCGAGGCCAAACGCACTGCCGGGGATCCCGGCGTTGTGTTGGCGCGTCGACTTAGTAACGCCGAGTACAACTACACGATCCGTGATTTGACGGGGGTGGATATCCAACCGGCTAACGCGTTTCCGATTGACCCGGCCAACGAAGCGGGCTTCGACAACTCGGGTGAATCGCTAACGATGTCCCCTGCCCTGTTGAAAAAATATCTCGCGGCCGGGCAATCCGTGGCGGAGCACTTGGCGTTAACGCCGACGGGATTCGAGTTCGCACCCCATCCCGTTATCACGAACACGGACCGCGACAAGTTCTGTGTCAATCGGATTGTCGATCTCTACAAGCGACAACGGACTGACTATGACGCCTACTTCATGCTGCTTTGGCGGTACCAAAATCGAGACGCGTTTGCACGCTCCGGCGTAACGTTGACTGAACTCGCTCGCCAGCACGGTTTGAGCGAGCGATATGCCGAGACGTTGTGGGGGATGTTGACGGGCGAAGCGGAGTCGGTAGGCGCCATCGCGGCGCTGCAGGCAATGTGGCGTGAGTTGCCCACGGAGGCGACGGAAGCACATCAAGTCGACGCACAAACGCAGTGCAAACAAATGGCCAAGTTTGTCACGACGCTACGCGCGAGCTTGGTTCCGAAAGTACCGAACTTGACCTCGCCCCAAATGAACAACGGATCTCAGCCGTTGGTGCTGTGGAAGAACCAGCAATTTGTAGAGAATCGTCGACGTTACTCCGGCGAACCCTTGCCCGAGGGTGATCTCGGTTTACCCGCGGACTCCATCGCCGCCAAGGTGATGTCGACTGCCGATGACGCGGCGAAGGATCAGATGCGTGAATCGCTTGAGCGGTTCTGTAGCATTTTTCCCGATGCCTTTTTCATCTCCGAACGCGCCCGGGTTTACTTGGACCCGAAAAAGGAAAAGAAGTTAACAGGACGATTTTTGAGCGCGGGATTCCATAGCCAAATGGGATACTTTCGCGATGATGCGCCGCTGTATGATTTGATGCTCGATGAATCGCAGCAGCAAGAAATCGATCGGTTGTGGTTAGAGCTTGATTTCGTGACCTCGGCACCGATGCGGCAATACAGCGGATTCATCTGGTTTGACCGTACCGACTCGACCTTCATGCGGGACCGGGAATTCGACCGTTATCGCGCCGAGGACAAGGATGCGACGTCCGTAGAAAAGGTCCAAGGTTTGTCGGACGTTTACATCGCCAAGGCTCGCCGATTGGGATCGAGCGATCAGGCTTTGGCTGCGATCCGTCGCTACTTTGACGATATGTCCGCGACGTTCCGGAAACTAGAGCAGTTGCGCATACAGTCGGAACCGGTTCATGTTCAGGCGTTAGTCACATTCACCGAGCGTGCCTTTCGCCGACCGCTGTCGAGCCAAGAAGGCGAGGACGTCAAAGCGTTTTATCAAATGCTGCGTGACGTGGATGGATTGAGTCACGAAGATGCGATTCGTGACAGTGTGATTCGCGTGTTGATGTCACCCCACTTTTGTTATCGCGTCGATCTTCCGGGCGAATCTCACAGTGAGTCGGAATCGTTACTTGCGTCTCAGAGCGTACAGCCGCTTGATGATGTGGCGCTGGCAAGTCGGCTGAGTTACTTTTTGTGGTCCAGTATGCCTGACCCGACGCTGATACAGATTGCCGAGTCGGGGCGTCTGCACGAGCCCGACGTGTTGGTGGACCAAGTTCGCCGCATGTTGCGGGACAAACGGGTGCATGGATTGGCGACAGAGTTCGCAGGCAACTGGCTCGATTTTCGACGATTCGAACAGCACAACGGAGTCGATCGAGGTCGTTTTCCCCAGTTCACCGATGAATTGCGCCAGGCGATGTATGAGGAACCGGTTCGCTTCTTTTTAGACGTGATCGACCGCGACGCCTCGCTGCTGGAGTGTTTGTATGCCGATCACACCTTCGTGAATCCCGAGTTGGCGAAACATTATGGTGTGCCCGCGGAACAGATTGCGGATAGCATTCATGGTTGGAGCAAACTCGATGAGGCAAGTCGTTGGGGACGCGGCGGAATGTTGCCGATGGCAGTCTTTTTGACCTACAACTCGCCAGGGCTACGTACCAGTCCGGTGAAACGCGGGAATTGGGTGGTCAAACGGATGCTGGGTGAGAACGTGCCCGCGCCGCCGCCAACAGTTCCTGAGCTTCCCGAAGACGAATCCAAACTGGGCGATCTGACGCTTCGCGAGGCCCTTGCCCGTCATCGTGCGGATGCGAGTTGTGCGAGCTGTCACGAGCGGATCGATTCCTTTGGACTCGCTTTTGAAGGTTACGGCCCTGTGGGCGAATCGCGTGACACCGATCTTGGCGGCCGCGCCGTGGATGACACCGCGGTGTTCCCGGACAAGAGCGAAGGCAGCGGACTCGCGGGGCTGCTGCGATACATTCGCGACCAACGACAAGACGACTTTGTTGAAAATTTGTGTCGTAAAATGTTGGCGTATGGACTTGGACGCACGCTGCAACTTTCCGACGAGGCGACGATTGCTCAGATGCGGTCAACGCTGGCGAAACAGGATTACCGTTTCAGCAGCATGATCGAAGTGATCGTGACGAGCCCGGCGTTTCTAAATAAACGAACCCAATTGGAACTCGAGTGA
- a CDS encoding FAD-dependent oxidoreductase — MNSNSIHHSCWIESNPLSQRFDRLTSTHTSDVAVVGGGITGLSVALELRHRGFSVAVYEASVIGAGTTGGSTGHLDAHPEIGCQELLSKLGEDAGREYVQLRQAAIAAIEHRAADCCDFTRVPAFDYSERGDDASSIRKDYDAAIKLGLPVSWCDSAPLPFAAVGYQIDAMARMDCMAYLRRLTDLVIESGGQIFENSMAQVSLEPHTSELSVGDGTAKFEHLVLAAHCNKTDSIALDVQTPAYQSYALLAEVADPPIDALFWDNSDPYFYLRRWKSTSPNKIIVGGCDHRTGDGDTKQAEAKLEEYVRQHFEVRSIESRWSAEFFDPTDGLPMIGKAPGKKNVWIATGLSGVGLTWGTAAGWLIADQIFRGTSTLQEQLSPSRINAAGLAGAVTEMAAPVKGMAQRILPAKNIDPATLRPGQGAVGNVDGVHTAICRDKSGTLHRCDPMCTHMGGTVSWNEAEQTWDCPVHGGRFANCGKRIYGPPEQDLQPKQK, encoded by the coding sequence ATGAATTCGAACTCGATTCACCATTCATGCTGGATTGAATCCAATCCATTGTCGCAACGCTTTGATCGATTGACGTCCACGCATACCAGCGATGTTGCTGTCGTGGGAGGCGGAATCACAGGATTGTCCGTAGCCTTGGAATTGCGACACCGCGGATTCAGTGTGGCTGTCTATGAAGCGTCCGTGATCGGTGCGGGAACCACCGGAGGCAGCACCGGCCACCTAGACGCGCATCCGGAAATCGGTTGCCAAGAATTATTGTCAAAGCTTGGGGAGGATGCCGGCCGCGAGTATGTCCAGCTTCGTCAAGCAGCGATTGCTGCGATCGAACATCGCGCCGCAGATTGCTGTGATTTCACGCGCGTCCCCGCTTTCGATTACTCCGAACGCGGTGATGATGCCTCCTCGATTCGGAAGGATTATGACGCAGCGATCAAGCTGGGACTGCCCGTGTCGTGGTGTGACTCGGCACCGTTACCCTTCGCGGCGGTCGGCTACCAAATCGACGCCATGGCTCGAATGGACTGCATGGCGTACCTGCGGCGATTGACCGATTTGGTGATCGAGTCAGGGGGCCAAATTTTCGAGAACTCGATGGCCCAAGTCTCGCTCGAACCACACACATCGGAGTTATCGGTCGGTGACGGCACGGCCAAGTTCGAGCACCTCGTGTTAGCGGCCCACTGCAACAAAACCGACTCGATCGCCTTGGACGTGCAGACGCCAGCGTATCAGTCATACGCACTGCTTGCCGAAGTGGCGGACCCGCCTATAGACGCATTATTTTGGGACAATTCGGATCCCTATTTCTATCTTCGCCGCTGGAAAAGTACATCGCCGAATAAGATCATCGTGGGCGGCTGCGACCATCGCACCGGCGACGGCGATACCAAACAAGCCGAAGCAAAACTCGAAGAATACGTCCGTCAACATTTCGAAGTTCGATCGATCGAGTCGCGATGGAGTGCCGAGTTCTTCGATCCGACCGATGGATTGCCGATGATCGGTAAGGCACCAGGCAAAAAGAACGTGTGGATCGCAACCGGGTTAAGCGGCGTCGGCTTGACCTGGGGCACGGCGGCCGGTTGGTTGATCGCCGACCAGATTTTCCGCGGCACCTCGACGCTGCAAGAACAACTGTCTCCGTCGCGAATAAATGCAGCTGGACTTGCCGGTGCGGTCACCGAGATGGCAGCTCCAGTCAAAGGAATGGCTCAGAGAATCTTGCCAGCGAAAAATATCGATCCGGCGACGCTTCGTCCAGGCCAAGGAGCGGTGGGGAATGTCGATGGAGTTCACACGGCGATCTGCAGAGACAAAAGCGGCACGCTGCACCGCTGTGATCCGATGTGCACCCACATGGGCGGCACCGTGTCGTGGAACGAAGCCGAACAAACATGGGATTGCCCGGTCCATGGTGGCCGCTTCGCGAACTGCGGCAAACGAATTTATGGTCCGCCGGAACAAGACTTGCAACCAAAGCAAAAGTAG